A window from Opitutia bacterium ISCC 52 encodes these proteins:
- a CDS encoding efflux RND transporter permease subunit, with protein MIRWFTKNGIAANFLMVGILLAGLYTAFFKIPLEVSPALSWDLVMMDMRYRGGTPKDIEKAILIPVEAALESVQGIKELNADGSNGRARFYLRAKDGVDLRALMDDVKAQVDTINTFPRETEPPRIFIPESANSREVLTVAVSGDLSDHDLLKAARQVRDDLLEIPGISRTNIQGDRNREISIEADEKLLRSYNLTFQNIADAIRRNSIDMPAGSIRTESGRLNVRTKGQAYSEEDFSKIPIRSANGADVLIGEVATVIDTFEGGTKFVEFNEKPALYVEVMRVGQESAIDISDKVHDYVENAHDRFPDGVNLHIWKDESDSIRGRLDTLVTSLFQGSILVMIILGIFLRPQVAFWVVLGIPVSFAGGALLMPVFGISANIMSLFGYILVLGVVVDDAIITGENVYTQLKTGMDPTEASILGTKQVAVPVTFGVITTIVAFLPLLYFDGVWGDFAKQIPPIVGAVLIFSLVESKLILPAHLKHVRVGRHPNFFTRFQGSIANNLERFVEKVYRPSLKFATSNRFSVLALFTTMGLLMAGYCIGGRLGFQSFPSVDTARLTATLAFPGDVPVEITDRYIRRIVGAVDQLKEEFLDPGTGEPLVRNVSLVSGAKYPGKGYSQSQGFVQVEVIPPEGRSEPGPRNSVIANRWAEIIGPIPGARQFRVYSESSFKQGGENNEEYLNLELRGPSSEGKAEVAKKIRDLLMDYEGISTAWADINFRAEELVVSLKPRAIELGLTQQLLARQIRQAFYGEQAQRVLEDVDDIRVMVRLPDDERESLYTFERIKIRAPRGADVPLTTVAEINFAQAPTFVERNDRAEIIRIGAQPMDETVDIIGISKELTPQIQEFCNEVEGISYQWKGYVAEAEESKRRTIIGSLALIFILYALLAIPFKSMVQPFFVLIALPFGVIGALLGHMIMGLTPSYLSIFGMLALAGVVVNDSLVMVDFVNQRTREGIPLLEACLEAGGKRFRPIMLTSITTFVGLLPLMLETSLHAQFLIPMAVSLGFGVVFATVITLYLIPCSLLVAEDCGTVLSHMKQWYFRPFRNRGEEASQVA; from the coding sequence ATGATTCGCTGGTTCACAAAGAATGGCATCGCGGCCAACTTTCTCATGGTTGGCATCCTGCTGGCAGGTTTGTACACGGCCTTTTTCAAGATACCACTGGAAGTATCGCCTGCGCTTAGCTGGGACCTGGTAATGATGGATATGCGTTACCGAGGCGGCACACCCAAGGATATCGAAAAGGCCATTCTCATTCCGGTTGAGGCAGCGCTGGAAAGCGTTCAGGGCATTAAGGAATTGAACGCCGATGGCAGCAACGGCCGAGCCCGATTTTATTTGAGAGCCAAAGACGGTGTAGATCTTCGGGCATTAATGGATGACGTAAAAGCCCAGGTAGACACCATCAATACCTTCCCCAGAGAAACCGAACCTCCCCGCATATTTATCCCCGAATCCGCTAATTCGCGGGAAGTGCTCACCGTTGCAGTTTCTGGAGATCTGAGCGACCACGATCTTCTGAAAGCCGCTCGTCAAGTCAGGGATGATTTATTGGAAATTCCTGGGATCAGCCGAACCAACATTCAAGGAGACCGGAATCGGGAAATATCCATTGAGGCTGACGAAAAGCTACTCAGGTCTTACAACCTAACGTTCCAAAATATTGCCGATGCGATCCGTCGCAACTCCATCGATATGCCAGCCGGTTCCATTCGGACCGAAAGCGGTCGACTCAACGTACGAACAAAAGGACAGGCGTATTCAGAAGAAGATTTTTCGAAAATTCCCATTCGATCGGCCAACGGCGCCGATGTATTGATCGGTGAAGTGGCCACGGTAATCGATACCTTTGAGGGCGGAACGAAATTTGTTGAATTTAATGAGAAACCAGCACTCTACGTGGAGGTGATGCGAGTCGGGCAGGAAAGCGCGATCGATATCTCGGACAAAGTACACGACTATGTGGAGAACGCCCACGATCGTTTCCCGGATGGTGTGAATCTTCATATCTGGAAGGATGAGTCGGATAGCATTCGCGGACGACTGGATACCCTGGTCACATCCTTGTTCCAAGGCAGCATTTTGGTCATGATCATCCTGGGGATCTTTTTGCGCCCGCAGGTAGCATTCTGGGTTGTGTTGGGGATCCCGGTTTCCTTTGCAGGAGGTGCACTCCTCATGCCGGTTTTTGGGATTTCGGCAAACATCATGAGCCTCTTCGGTTACATCCTGGTATTGGGTGTGGTGGTCGACGACGCGATCATTACCGGGGAAAATGTCTACACGCAACTGAAGACAGGAATGGATCCCACCGAAGCAAGCATCCTTGGGACCAAACAAGTCGCCGTACCCGTAACCTTTGGAGTTATCACCACCATTGTCGCCTTCCTGCCCTTGCTCTATTTTGACGGTGTCTGGGGAGATTTTGCGAAACAGATTCCACCGATTGTAGGTGCGGTTTTGATTTTCTCCCTCGTCGAATCAAAGCTGATCCTTCCGGCTCACCTGAAACATGTCCGCGTAGGCCGTCACCCAAATTTCTTTACCCGATTCCAGGGTTCCATCGCTAACAATCTTGAGCGTTTTGTCGAAAAGGTGTATCGACCCTCCCTCAAGTTCGCGACATCAAACCGATTTTCGGTTCTGGCGCTTTTCACAACCATGGGTTTACTTATGGCAGGCTATTGCATAGGCGGCCGCCTCGGTTTTCAATCGTTCCCTTCGGTCGATACGGCTCGCCTGACCGCTACCCTAGCCTTTCCTGGTGATGTTCCAGTGGAAATCACAGATCGCTACATACGAAGAATAGTGGGCGCAGTCGATCAGTTGAAGGAGGAGTTTCTCGATCCTGGCACCGGTGAACCGCTGGTCCGCAATGTTTCCCTAGTCTCAGGCGCTAAGTACCCAGGAAAAGGGTACAGTCAATCGCAAGGGTTCGTCCAGGTGGAGGTCATCCCTCCAGAAGGTCGAAGCGAACCCGGACCCCGAAACAGCGTGATAGCCAATCGTTGGGCCGAGATCATTGGCCCCATCCCGGGGGCCAGACAATTCCGTGTGTATTCAGAATCCTCTTTCAAACAAGGGGGAGAGAACAACGAAGAATATTTAAACCTCGAACTGCGCGGCCCCAGCTCGGAGGGGAAAGCCGAAGTGGCAAAAAAAATCCGAGACCTGCTCATGGATTATGAAGGCATCAGCACCGCCTGGGCGGATATTAACTTCAGAGCGGAGGAGCTGGTGGTCTCTCTCAAACCACGGGCCATCGAATTAGGACTGACGCAACAATTGCTGGCACGCCAGATCAGGCAGGCCTTTTATGGGGAACAAGCCCAACGTGTGCTAGAGGATGTGGATGACATCCGGGTCATGGTTCGATTGCCGGATGACGAACGTGAATCTCTCTACACCTTCGAACGCATAAAAATCCGTGCACCGCGCGGCGCAGATGTCCCTCTCACCACGGTCGCAGAAATAAATTTTGCCCAGGCACCCACCTTTGTTGAACGTAACGATCGGGCGGAAATCATTCGCATTGGTGCACAACCCATGGATGAGACGGTGGATATCATCGGCATATCGAAAGAACTTACTCCGCAAATTCAGGAGTTCTGCAACGAAGTCGAAGGCATCTCCTACCAATGGAAAGGCTACGTGGCCGAAGCCGAAGAATCGAAGCGTCGCACCATTATCGGCTCCCTCGCCCTGATCTTCATTCTATACGCTCTTCTGGCTATTCCGTTCAAGTCGATGGTCCAACCCTTCTTTGTTTTGATCGCCCTTCCCTTTGGCGTGATCGGAGCACTACTGGGGCATATGATCATGGGATTGACGCCCTCTTACCTTTCGATCTTCGGTATGCTCGCCCTGGCTGGTGTGGTCGTAAATGACTCACTGGTGATGGTGGATTTTGTTAATCAGCGAACACGTGAAGGCATCCCACTTCTCGAGGCCTGCCTGGAAGCAGGAGGCAAACGCTTCCGCCCCATCATGCTCACTTCCATCACTACCTTTGTCGGGCTGCTTCCATTAATGCTGGAAACCTCTCTACACGCACAGTTCCTGATTCCGATGGCCGTGTCCCTTGGCTTCGGCGTGGTGTTTGCCACGGTCATTACGCTTTATTTGATTCCCTGCTCATTGCTAGTTGCTGAGGATTGTGGGACGGTATTGAGCCACATGAAGCAGTGGTATTTCCGGCCGTTTCGAAACAGAGGGGAAGAAGCATCTCAGGTAGCGTAA
- a CDS encoding efflux RND transporter periplasmic adaptor subunit, whose amino-acid sequence MEPEEKKLPSERVAEKRKGSNRTLAIITRLVPPILILAVGWFGYSSLSVEPEEKKRPKGKPRPIKTQVVELITQDYPTQIVTQGNVRPHDQITLNSEVSGKIVSISPSFEDGGFFKEGEILVELDTADYAAAVANAEANVARMTSQYALEKAQSDVARANWEKLNLNEEPDPLVLRIPQLKQAEANVKSADAQLGRAQRELERTRIRAPFDGRVKQRTVGLGQAIRINSSLGTIFASDYAEIRLPIPGEDLPLLVLPEEVGDPPVEVVLKDTLNPANETTWKAQIIRTEGALDPSSLELFAIAKVDDPFGIISGKPPLRIGQPVTASVSGKVLENVMALPRLGVKRLNQVYIVDPKKLTLHNRTIESVWSDEHYILIRDPNIPDGSLLATTKLTYTPEGAQVEILPDIDPNAPLNTTIVDPKAGKPDKGKSLKGGGGGKK is encoded by the coding sequence CCCGCCCATACTTATCCTTGCCGTAGGATGGTTCGGTTACTCTTCCTTATCCGTAGAACCAGAAGAAAAGAAGCGCCCGAAAGGAAAGCCGCGGCCCATCAAGACCCAGGTAGTGGAGCTCATAACCCAGGATTACCCCACTCAAATAGTAACCCAGGGAAATGTACGTCCTCACGACCAAATTACCCTGAATTCAGAAGTGTCGGGGAAGATTGTGAGTATCAGTCCCAGCTTTGAAGATGGTGGATTCTTTAAAGAAGGAGAGATTTTGGTGGAGCTGGACACAGCCGATTATGCAGCGGCAGTAGCAAATGCCGAAGCAAATGTCGCTCGAATGACCTCCCAGTATGCGCTGGAAAAAGCCCAGTCTGATGTTGCACGTGCCAATTGGGAGAAACTGAACTTAAATGAAGAACCTGACCCACTAGTGCTCCGCATTCCTCAATTAAAACAAGCGGAAGCCAACGTGAAATCTGCCGATGCTCAACTCGGTCGCGCGCAGCGTGAATTAGAACGCACTCGGATTCGCGCACCCTTTGATGGCCGGGTGAAGCAACGAACGGTAGGTCTGGGCCAGGCGATACGTATCAATTCTTCTCTGGGGACTATATTCGCTTCCGATTATGCGGAGATACGCCTGCCGATTCCTGGGGAGGATTTACCTCTTCTCGTTTTGCCGGAAGAGGTAGGTGATCCCCCCGTAGAGGTCGTGCTGAAAGACACTCTGAATCCCGCCAATGAAACCACCTGGAAAGCACAGATCATTCGCACCGAGGGTGCGCTCGACCCCAGCTCACTTGAATTATTTGCGATCGCTAAAGTAGATGATCCTTTCGGCATCATATCCGGTAAACCACCCTTACGAATAGGCCAGCCGGTAACGGCATCGGTTTCTGGTAAAGTACTGGAAAACGTCATGGCATTACCCAGACTTGGGGTAAAACGGCTGAACCAGGTTTACATCGTAGATCCGAAAAAGTTGACGCTGCACAACCGAACCATTGAGTCCGTCTGGTCGGATGAACACTATATACTGATTCGCGATCCAAACATTCCGGATGGATCGCTTCTGGCTACCACCAAATTAACTTATACTCCGGAAGGTGCGCAGGTAGAAATTCTTCCAGACATAGATCCGAACGCTCCCCTCAACACCACCATAGTGGATCCCAAGGCCGGTAAGCCGGATAAAGGAAAAAGTCTTAAAGGAGGCGGAGGCGGAAAAAAATGA